From the Oncorhynchus kisutch isolate 150728-3 linkage group LG27, Okis_V2, whole genome shotgun sequence genome, the window GTAAAAACGGCTTTGAAACTTGGCCTCTGGAGTATACTCACATTCACTCCTTACCAAGGATGCAACATCTGATGGCAGGAACTATTTCCCCAGCTCAATCAATACCATATGATTCACAGGGTGTATTAGTACACCATTGGGCTCTTTTGTCAATGCAAAACAAGCTGTATTGCTTATGAAGATAAACTGATATGAAATGCCTTTAGTGGCAATTCAATATGATGGGTCTGTCTAATTTCACACATCATTAGACTAAATGAAGTAGAGTAAGTGGAGTACAGTGTGCTTGCACTGCCCCACagactaatctctctctctctctctctctctctctctcccacacacaccctGAGGTTGGAAAGCCCTTTAGCCTTGTGAGACATGTCACACTCATCCAATCCACGGAATTCTCACAGGAACTCGCTCTCATGCAggtgagaaaacacacacacaggacacagagagagagagagagagagacagagagagagagagagagagagagagacggagagagagagagagacggagacggagagagagagagagagagagatggagagatagagagagagagagagagagagacggaggtcCTATTCTACTCAGCACGGAGGCAGACTCACTGTTTTGGTGCGTGTGTACACTGTTTTGGTGCGTGTGTACAACGTTTCCAGCGCGTATGCACTGTCTCCACTCTCAGCTTATTAAAACGGAGATGACCatgcaagagggagagagacaataaTAACTTCAGCATCGCACTCAAGTCATTGTCAACATACTTATTATCTTAGCCCTATCAGGTGACCACAACCTTTCCAAGACGAATAGATTTAGCCAATTTGAATTCTTGTTAAATGGGCATTTCCCGGAGACGGGAGGTATTACTATTGAAATGTTTAGTATTTTATGTTAAAAATGCAACTACTGGATTTTATTTCATAACTTGCTCTGCATTTTTGTTTGAGAAGTGGACAACATTCTGACGGAATAGTATCGCCTTCATACTTCAAACCAAAAGGACCTTGCGTAGATGAAAAGTTGTCCAACTGAGTTTTTTATTTTGGCGCTTTGGGAATTTAAAAGGGAATAAAGAGATTTAGGAACTGATGATGACGAAGACTGTCAAATTTATCACCGGAATATTTATAGTTTTCCAGTATCAAATAACTCATGTGGAATTGATGCCTGCCAGTGGTAAGTCATTATTTAAAATAGTCTTTATTTATCGTAAGTCATTATTGTTCTTCAATTCTCTTTGGTGTGTTTTGTTTTTGAAGCTCAGCCGTGTGGACTAAGATTTCTATATAGCCTTAATGTTTTGGCAAGATATTTActttttaaataaatcaaatattgaAGGAATTACTGCAAACATTAGACCAGTAAAGTACAGGATAAAATGCTGTGATAGGCTATATCACTGCCATACTGAATCCTTAGAGAGTGGACACAGTTCTCTGGCATAGAATAGAATACTTCCCAAGTGACTTTCCTAAGATAAGAGGAGATAAGATAACTTAACAAGATAAGTGGACTTGCTACATAAATGTCACTTTGCTGACATGCATGTAGGTTTGTTGCTGCTTGTAGTGTCAGTTCATGGCTCATTAAAGGGGCAATAAGTAATTGCAACATTCATTTGTATACCCAtggattcttgaagaatataatttataaatgcctcatgagcttcaATTGTCAcactccatcagaacccaaaCTAGGAGCTTGTTTTACTCTGGTGTTTGTAAGCAaagtaattgtaaacaaacacggtatagcctcaaaacaagTTTAAAACCGTAAATTTGATCtaatggatggccagtccttgcatctgtagctctgtcttagaaTTTGACAGATGCTACATGTATCCAGACCTATCCCTAAGCTATTTACCAAATCAGTGGCGAGGTGCCCGCTTTCTTACTGTTTACAACTGCAGATTGCTCATTAAACCAGTTTCTTTTAGGTGTTCTATATGTCTCCCAACCATAACACTTCTACGTCTGCTGATGCTAGTAGAACACTATGTGACATACTCTATGAGACTCACAACATGTCTTCCTCCGTCATAACTGCCCCATAACGTCTGGGTTGGGCCTGCCAGTGTGAAGAATGTGCGGCAGCCTTTCACTCTCTCCTGCGAAAAGAGGGGGGAGTTTAGGTGCACTGCTGTCCCTGGCAGGATGATTGAGGGAAGGTGGATGTTTGTTTTTCCCAGGGAAGAGAGGTTAGTATGCTGTTTGTGTCTGTCACATGTTGAcactgacaggcaggcagacgTAGGCTAGTATATAAAGATGGGTTTAGTTCCAAGGTCTGAAGACGTTCAGTCATTGTCAACCTCACATGGGAGATTCCTGGGCCCTTTTCAAACACTGGTGAGATGAAAGGTAACCAGCACACTATGTCACAGGGAGCCCCTTCTACTCTCCTCAGGGGTCTCCCATCCTGGTGTGCAGGGGTTGGCCCTCTCTAGATGAGAGTCAGATCTGGATCAAATACATTATGTGTCAAATACTTTGAAGTGTACGCTTGATTTAGCTTGACCGGAATTCAGGGTGGTTTGCATTGGTTCCATTGGATTAGGCAATGGAAggcctgtcccagacctgctgttttcaactctctagagacagcaggagcagtagagattcTCTGAATGatctgctatgaaaagccaactgacatttactcctgaggtgctgacctgttgcaccgaTCGACATCCACTGTGATAATTATTAttttaccatgctggtcatctatgaacatttgagcattttggccatgtactgttataagctccacccagcacagcctgaagaggactggccacccctcatagccggttcctctctaagtttcttctagtatttctagggagtttttcccagccaccgtgcttctacacctgcattgcttgctgtttggggttttaggctgggtttctgtacaccactttgagatatcagctgatgtaagaaggtctttataaatacatttgatttaggcTAAATCAAGCACACCTCATGTATCtgaatgtgtttttgtttggTCCAGGTCTGGGGAGTGTGTCTGAGGACCAGGGATCCTCCAGccagaggtggaggaggtggctGGCCATCCCCAGGCCAGGTGCCCCGAGCTGGGCCAGTGACGACCGCCACAGCCACTACAAGGACCAGGATGACCTACTGactgaggagagacatgacaacagCTCCCAGATTGAAgtaggaacaacaacaacaatttcAAAGGCCAGGGTGTTTCCTGACATCATGACCAGGACAGTAATAAAGTCTGAGCCCTAGTTAATTAGACCCCAGGGTGTTTCCTGACATCATGACCAGGACAGTAATAAAGTCTGAGCCCTAGTTAATTAGACCCCAGGGTGTTTCCTGACATCATGACCAGGACAGTAATAAAGTCTGAGCCCTAGTTAATTAGACCCCAGGGTGTTTCCTGACATCATGACCAGGACAGTAATAAAGTCTGAGCCCTAGTTAATTAGACCCCAGGGTGTTTCCTGACATCATGACCAGGACAGTAATAAAGTCTGAGCCCTAGTTAATTAGACCCCAGGGTGTTTCCTGACATCATGACCAGGACAGTAATCAAGTCTGGGCCCTAGTTAATTAGACCCCAGGGTGTTTCCTGGACAGGTCTTGTGTTTAGGAAAAGTCAGGACCCTGTCATGTTTAataatgtttcatgttctgtCATATCGGCATGAAATATaattctatgcactctacatctCACTGTCAGAATCAAGCTTGAAATTATCTCTAATTGTTCAGCACATATTCAGGACTTATAGTGTATAACATCTAACACGGTGTGTCCCAACCTTGGTCCTCCAGTACATgtttattgtaaccctggacaagcacacctgattcaacttgttaactaatcatcaagccctcaatgagctgAAGAGGTGTGTTTGTCAAGGGCTACACACTGAATTCTAACATGAATATTGTTTATCCCAGGAAACACTGAATGCTAACATGAATGTTGATTATCCCAGGAAACACTGAATGCTAACATGAATGTTGTTTATCCCAGGAAACACTGAATGCTAACATGAATGTTGATTATCCCAGGAAACACTGAATGCTAACATGAATGTTGTTTATCCCAGGAAACACTGAATGCTAACATGAATGTTGTTTATCCCAGGAAACACTGAATGCTAACATGAATGTTGTTTATCCCAGGACATGAACCATAGCTACTACACATCTAAGATCTACGGGGCTACAGAGACTGCTGGTAAATATCTGTGGGTGGACATAGATCAGCTGGACCCAGGGAAGGGGAAGATCCACGGCCTGCtgtccaacacacacagacaagcagcGGTACGCAGCCTTAGGGCAGAGGATATCAAACCATCAAGGATAAGGGCATGCTCCTGTTTAGTGGATACTGTCATGACAAGTCAGTGCCTAGCTCTACAGCCGACTGCTACCTGTATGACTTCTACAATATCAGTGGTGATCACTCATACCTTGTGGCACCTTGTCTTGTCACTGAAACTCATCTTTGTTTTTGTGGTTTTTCTCCTTTCATTTCTCCTTTCAGAGTGTTCATCTGTCCTTTGACTTCCCGTTCTATGGTCACATACTGAGAGAAATCACAGTGGCAACTGGTGGTATGTCAAACTCTGATGAATGAGAATGAATATGTGAGAGACTACCACCATTATAAGGGACCTCCACAATCACTTCCTGAAAtaagaggggtgtgtgtgtgtgcgtgtgtgcgtgtgtgcgtgtgtgtgtgtgtgtgtgtgtgtgtgtgtgtgtgtgtgtgtgtgcgcaccccCTCCATCAGGTTTCATCTACACAGGCGATGTCATCCACAGGATGCTGACGGCCACTCAGTACATCGCCCCTCTGATGGCCAACTTTGACCTCAGTATGTCCACAAACTCGACCATCAGTTACTTTGACAACGGTAAGACATATAGACATAGAGCCAAACAGGCAATTGTGTCTCAATAGATGTTAAGCCCTGCTCAGTCAATCAAAGGTTTTCTAGAAAAGTCAAGGGCAACTAACTTTATCCATGTGCAGTGAATTAACATAGCTACTGTCTTTGTGTATCAAGCACAGCCTTGGTGGTTCTAAccagcctgtgtgtgtttctctgtctgtcctttAGGTACAGCCTTGGTGGTTCTaaccagcctgtgtgtgtgtctctgtctgtcctttagGTACAGCCTTGGTGGTTCTaaccagcctgtgtgtgtgtctctgtctgtcctttagGCACAGCCTTGGTGGTTCTAAccagcctgtgtgtgtttctctgtctgtcctttAGGTACAGCCTTGGTGGTTCTaaccagcctgtgtgtgtgtgtctctgtctgtcctttagGTACAGCCTTGGTGGTTCTAAccagcctgtgtgtgtttctctgtctgtcctctaggTACAGCCTTGGTGGTTCTaaccagcctgtgtgtgtgtctctgtctgtcctttagGTACAGCCTTGGTGGTTCTaaccagcctgtgtgtgtgtctctgtctgtcctttagGTACAGCCTTGGTGGTTCTaaccagcctgtgtgtgtgtctctgtctgttctttaGGTACAGCCTTGGTAGTCCAGTGGGATCAGGTTCACCTACAGGACAGTGTAAGTCAAGGCCCATTTACCTTCCAGACCGCTCTGCACAGTGACGGACGCATCGTCTTCGCCTACAAAGAGGTGACGCTCCTCTTCCTCGCTAACTATTACTTATTCTAGAGAAGTAGAGCTATTTGCCTTGAGCTTTAATTGTAATGAATGTGTATACCTCATTGTCCTGTGTGTAGGTTCCCATTGACATCAGTGAGATCAGGTCAGTGAACCATCCTGTCAAAGTGGGCCTCTCAGACGCATTTGTGGTGCTTCATGAGATTGAGCAGATACCCAGTGAGTACCATAATGTctctgtgtgccccccccccccccccccccccgcatccCTGGTCTTCCAGTAAGATTAGATCTGACTGCAGTCTGACCACCATTGACCACCTTCTCATTATGCCAGATGTTCGCAGGAGGACCATCTATGAGTACCACAAAGTGGACATCCTCAAGTCCAAGATCGCCAACTCTACAGCGGTTGAGATGCTTCCTCTGCCCAGTAAGTTTATATCCCCGTTTATACCTTGTTCTAACGTGTCctgtgtcctgatcttgtccacattctgattgtgcccacattttcagaCGTGCGTCTACACATAGTGTTAAAATGTGTCACTTATCTGTCCACTGTGTCCATATTTTGACCTGCTTTCCTGGTCTCTCCCTGTATGTAAATCATTTGACAGATAgtctttcaaaataatatttatttattttaagacatactgtatattgatgCCATAAGTCAATTGTGCCACGTCAATGGTTTTAGAGGgccttatacagtggggcaacaaagtatttagtcagccaccaattcttcaaacaggtgccattaatacaggtaacgagtggaggacagaggagcctcttaaagaagaagttacaggtctgtgagagccagaaatcttgcttgtttgtaggtgaccaaataattattttccaccatagtttgcaaataaattcataaaaaatcctacaatgtgattttctggattttttttctcattttgtctgtcatagttgaagtgtacctatgatgaacattacaggcctctctcatctttttaagtgggagaacttgcacaattggtggctgacaaaatacttttttgccccactgtatattgatgATTTGAATGGTTTCACTCTCCAGATCCGAATACACTTGTAAGATATCCAGATACAGTGGGTCCCTGGCTACCTTTGGAGGTGTTcaggaagatctgatcacaatcagTCTTTTAACTGTCTACACCAGTCCAAAAATGTTGGCACAATCACAATCAGGGCAAAGGACACATGTTAGAACTAGGCATAAACGGGGCTTAAGTCTACAGGGTTCTTTACAGTTATATCTATGGTAATTATTTGTGCTGGGCTAGAGCAACTTTTGGTGTACTAGGATCTCACTTTTTTTTCTCTTAGCTTGTCTTCAGTTCTCCAGCTGTGGACCTTGTATGTCATCTGAGATCGGCTTCAACTGCAGCTGGTGCAGCAGACTGCACAGGTAAAAGTCCAGGTCAAGTTTGTTATTGCCATTTGTAGGTACAGAATGCATACAGTGGAATTTTGCTGTGACAAGAGTTCAAAGAGAAATGTAACAACCTATCTCTCCCAAATCAGCACCATGTTGTGTCCTAAtggttgttctgttctgttatttatAACAGGTGTTCCAGTGGCTTCGACCGGCATCGTCAGGACTGGGTAGATAAGGGCTGTCCTGAAGCGGTATTGAACAGTTCACTATTCACTTCATTTGTTTTCTTCTGCCTCAAGGAAACTCATTCAAAACTGGAAAGTAATTCAC encodes:
- the plxdc2a gene encoding plexin domain-containing protein 2; the encoded protein is MNHSYYTSKIYGATETAGKYLWVDIDQLDPGKGKIHGLLSNTHRQAASVHLSFDFPFYGHILREITVATGGFIYTGDVIHRMLTATQYIAPLMANFDLSMSTNSTISYFDNGTALVVQWDQVHLQDSVSQGPFTFQTALHSDGRIVFAYKEVPIDISEIRSVNHPVKVGLSDAFVVLHEIEQIPNVRRRTIYEYHKVDILKSKIANSTAVEMLPLPTCLQFSSCGPCMSSEIGFNCSWCSRLHRCSSGFDRHRQDWVDKGCPEAGKNQSCVQMVHTNTTTPYNVPNAHTTTTPVAMTRTVRQRTTTSITTTTSSTTTTTATTTSRARPSPTVTTALPFTSAPTVDDSKFSLHTEKELPAEVDEPEEEQREVRLQTGLLVGISLVMITMAAAVIATVYMYNHPTSSASLFFIERRPARWPAMKMRFCRSSGNPAYAEVEDPGLEKDDLVVIDPKHTFVISGHDRRESFMDSKDGFIVPNQRERFLSDHC